Proteins from one Poecile atricapillus isolate bPoeAtr1 chromosome 14, bPoeAtr1.hap1, whole genome shotgun sequence genomic window:
- the LOC131584684 gene encoding cytochrome c oxidase assembly protein COX19: MSTAMNFSSKSFTARPPDKGAFPLDHFGECSAFKERFMECLRHSGYESAACRQSAMAYLECRMDRQLMANEPLEKLGFKDLINEKSEEKPEKS, encoded by the exons ATGTCCACCGCCATGAACTTCAGCAGCAAGAGCTTCACGGCGCGGCCGCCGGACAAGGGCGCGTTCCCGCTGGATCACTTCG GGGAGTGCAGCGCCTTCAAGGAGCGCTTCATGGAGTGTCTCCGGCACAGCGGCTACGAGAGCGCGGCCTGCCGGCAGAGCGCCATGGCCTACCTGGAGTGCCGCATGGACAG GCAACTTATGGCTAATGAACCActggaaaaattgggatttaaaGACCTGataaatgaaaaatcagaagaaaaacctgaaaagtCGTAG